The genomic stretch CGCGGTCTGCGGTATCATGTTAGCCTGCAGCATGCTCCACAGCCTCGCCTTACAATACGGACAAACTTCTGTCGAATGGAGCCGAGCGCCTTTGTTAATAAGCATCCTCCGAATGTTTGTAGTAGCAAACGACTTGAAAACTCCGCGGAAGAATCCTATATCTCCTTCTTCGCCTTGGTCAAGATGCTCACAAGGATCAGACACATACAAAACATCGTTTACACATTGTGGCAAAAGAAAGCTCTTTCCCGATGTTTTAGAGAATCTCGTCCTGTAAACGAAATGGCCGGGGATATGAACGTTGTTGAACAAACCGCCTCTTTTGCATCCGGAACAGTGTATAAGCAGCTTCCCTAAGGCACTCCAGTTTCCATCAATGCTGTGAGTTCCACTAGATTGGAGATCAATCATCATCTTAGGAGCTCTCGTTCGACAAAACTCTTTCCATAGAACTCGTTTGGCAAGATCATCGAACCATTTGCATACGCACGACAGAGTAGCTATTAGCTTCGGGTTCCAATTCAAATTGTTAAACACCAAGAATATCACGTCTTCGCTTAAATGACCTTTTGTACATTGGCAAGAAGACGAGTGTACGCATCGGTACTGCTTCGTGAGAATCATTTCCTTCACCTGAAAAAAGTTTCCACAAAGAAAGTAATGCACAATGCATTTCAATTCAAGCAATAGCATTGTAACCTAAACAAGACTAAATCAATGCAGTATTCAGAGCCGTCTTTGAGAGCGTACAAGTCAGACTAACCGACAGATTCAAAATTTGTCACAGTTAAACTATAGCTAAATAGAGTCTTCAAAAACTTAAGACGACTCTGACAGTACTATATGATAGCAAAATTTGAACAAACCGCAATTGACAATACTAACCTTAATTTGTTCAAAAACTCAACAAGCAACATAAGTTCAGAGTTTCCCCAAATTCCACATGCACAAATATAGCAGAAAAAAAGCTGAAATATGAAagcaattaaaattgaaatatccCAAAATTCCAAAAACAAACAATAACACATTGAATTAACATGAATCTGTTACTTTACTAGAGACAAATCCAAAATGACCCATCACTAGATTTCACAGAGTCCCTACACAAAATTAGAAATTCATGAAAATCATTTACAATCAAATTCAAACTTCAGCACCAAAAATTGGATTATGCAAGCTTGCAATTagattaaaaacaaacaaaaaaaatccaGATTGTGTGTTATCTAAGGTTAAAGGA from Vicia villosa cultivar HV-30 ecotype Madison, WI linkage group LG4, Vvil1.0, whole genome shotgun sequence encodes the following:
- the LOC131598875 gene encoding EID1-like F-box protein 2 isoform X1 encodes the protein MLLLELKCIVHYFLCGNFFQVKEMILTKQYRCVHSSSCQCTKGHLSEDVIFLVFNNLNWNPKLIATLSCVCKWFDDLAKRVLWKEFCRTRAPKMMIDLQSSGTHSIDGNWSALGKLLIHCSGCKRGGLFNNVHIPGHFVYRTRFSKTSGKSFLLPQCVNDVLYVSDPCEHLDQGEEGDIGFFRGVFKSFATTNIRRMLINKGARLHSTEVCPYCKARLWSMLQANMIPQTASCRLGSYEECVDYYVCLNGHMVGICTLLPLSDSEEVSEKE
- the LOC131598875 gene encoding EID1-like F-box protein 2 isoform X2, whose protein sequence is MILTKQYRCVHSSSCQCTKGHLSEDVIFLVFNNLNWNPKLIATLSCVCKWFDDLAKRVLWKEFCRTRAPKMMIDLQSSGTHSIDGNWSALGKLLIHCSGCKRGGLFNNVHIPGHFVYRTRFSKTSGKSFLLPQCVNDVLYVSDPCEHLDQGEEGDIGFFRGVFKSFATTNIRRMLINKGARLHSTEVCPYCKARLWSMLQANMIPQTASCRLGSYEECVDYYVCLNGHMVGICTLLPLSDSEEVSEKE